TCAATCCGATGCGAAACGGCATGATCGAACATCCCAATCGCGGCAAGCGCAGCGTCGGAGTCGACATCTCAACCGAGCAGGGTCAGGAGCTGATCTACGAGATCGCCAGAACCGCCGATGTCTTCCTGACCAATTACCTTCCTTCTGCGCGCCGGAAGTTGAAGATCGATCTTGAGCATATTCGCGCGGCCAACCCCAACATCATCTATGCCCGCGGCTCGGCTTTTGGCGACAAAGGGCCAGAGCGCGAGGCCGGAGGGTTCGATAACACGGCGTTCTGGACGCGAAGCGGCGTCGCCTATGCGATGACTCCAGAGGAGCTCGGCGGAGCCTTCATGCAGCCAATTGGCGCATTCGGCGATTCCATGGGCGGCATGAACATTGCGGGAGGTATTTCCGCCGCATTGTTTCACCGCGAAAGGACGGGCGAGGCTACCGAAATCGACGTGTCATTGCTCAGCACCGGCTGGTGGGCATGCGGTTCAGCGATCGATCAGGCGATCGAAGCCGGCAGCGTTTCGCGTGCGTCCATGCCCATGTCCGGCTCAGGCGCCGGCAACCCGTTCCTGGGCAATTTCCGCACTTCGGATGGCGGAACGATCAATCTGTGCACGCTGACCCCTGGTCCCTACGCGAGGGACCTCTTCGCGCACATGGGCATGCCGGCGCTGGCGGAAGATCCCCGCTTCGACAGTGCCGAGAATTTGATGACGAACTGGAAGGAAGCCAGCGATTTGATTGCCGCCGCATTCGCGGGCCAGACGTTCGACTACTGGCGCAACCATCTTCGCACCTACTCGGGCCAATGGGCGCCGGTGCAGAGCTTCCTCGACCTTGCTACGGACGAGCAGGCACTCGCGAACGACATGATCTTTGAAGTGGAAGCCTGCGACGGAGGCGCTCCGATCAAGCTGGTGCGCAACCCCGTCCAGTTCAATCACGAAGCGGTAGCATCGACCCGCGCGCCCCAGGCTTCGGAACACACGGAGACGTTCCTGATGGAACTTGGCCTCGAATGGGACCGGATTGAAACCTTGAAGGCAGCCGGTGTGATCGCCTGACCCCAAAGTCCAAAGGGACAAACGAACGCATGGCCCGTTTCCAGTATACCATTCTTTCGCGTGCCGTTCCCGGGCGGGAAGAGGAGTTCGTCGCCTGGTATCGCGAACGCCACCTGGCCGACGTTTGCCGTATGCCCGGCGTCGTCAGCGGCCGGTTGTTTCGCATGGATTTCCAGCGCGTCTATGAGTTGGACGAGGCGCCCCAGTGGACCTTGATGACGATCTACGAACTCGAGGGTGAGGATCCTGCTTCGATCATCGATTCAATCCGCGCTGCTTCGGGATCGGATGCCATGCCTGCGAACGACGCGCTGACAAAGGCTGGAATGATCCAAGCGGCCGGCCACCTCATCGCCTCGGAAGAGGGGCTCGGCGGTCAAAATGGCGTCGCAGATGCAACGCTTAGACTTCCGGCGCGAGAAATTCCCGCGCCTTCATTTCTAAGCGACCATGCTCGCGCCTATTTGAAGCCGCAGCGCGCTGCCGCGCCCTATCCTGCACTCGGCGACGCGGACGGATGGCGCGCCTATGTCGCAGCGAGAGACGAGGCCGTCCTTCCCATGTTGCAGGGGATCAGTACCCAGGTTCAGGCAAAGGTGGAAGAACGGGACGCCAATGGCGCGCGCATCTTCGACATCATCCCCCCTATGGTGTCGCCCGGCAGCCGAGGAATCGTGCTCGATATCCATGGCGGGGCGCTCATCCTTTGTGGCGGTGAGCTCTGCCGCATCATGGGCACGAATTCGGCGATGCGATTGCAGCGGCGGGTCTGGTCCGTCGATTATCGGATGCCTCCGGATCATCCGTACCCGGCAGCGCTAGACGATTGCATGGCAGCCTATCGGACGTTGCTACGCGAACGGGCACCGGAGGAAATCATCGTCAGCGGCGGGTCTGCGGGCGGGAATCTTGCGGCCGCGCTGATGTTGCGCGCACGAGACGAGGGCCTTCCCCTGCCCGCCGGCCTCATTCTGGGCACGCCCGAGATCGACCTCACCGAGTCCGGTGACAGTTTCAACACCAACGATGGCATCGATCCTGGCCTGCGCCGGCTGATGCCGGTGAATTTGCTCTACGCAAACGGTCATAACCTGGCGGATCCCTATCTTTCGCCGCTGTTCGGCGACTTCACCAAAGGCTTCCCGCCGACGATCCTGACGACGGGAACGCGCGACCTCTATTTGTCGAATACGGTCAGGATGCACCGCGCTTTGAGGGCGGCCGACATTCCGGCAACGCTACACGTCACCGAAGCTGGCCCTCACACCGGTTTTCCGGGCGGACCGGAAGGCGCCGAGATCGACCGGGAAATTCGGAATTTTATCCAGACAGTCCTGCGCGAGGGCTAGCCATTCCAAAGTGGCCCCAAAGAACTGTTGCGGGCCGCATAATGCAAGGACCAAGACCATGACCGCAGCTCCAGCCAGCTCTGAAAAGTTGGTCCGCTACGAAGACCCCGCACCCGGGGTCGCGCGCGTCGTCCTCGCTCGCGCGGACAAGCACAATTCGCTCAATCCCGCGCTGATCTTCCAGATCAACGAAGCCTTCGACCGCGCCCTGCGCGACGACAGCGTCAAGGTGATCATCCTTGCCGCAGACGGCCGTAACTTCTCGGCCGGGCACGACATCGCTGACACGGTCGAAGAGTATCAGCAGGCCATGCAGGACTCGAGCCCCGGCGTCTCGACCTGGAGCGGTTTCAAGGAGCCTGGCGCGCATGGCTGGTATGCGGCGGAGAAGGAAGGCTATCTCGAGAGCGCTCGGCGCATCCGCAACAATTCGAAGCCGACGATTTGCGCGGTACAAGGCAAGTGCATCGCGGGTGCACTCATCTATGCCTGGGTCTGCGACATCATCATCGCGGCCGACAATGCGCTGTTCTCCGATCCGGTGGTGAACTTCGGCGTCTCGGGCGTCGAATGGCTGGCGCATCCTTGGGAACTGGGCGCGCGCAAGGCCAAGGAGTTCCTGTTCACCGCCGATGCCTGGGACGCGGAGGAAGCGCATAGGCTCGGCATGGTCAACCACGTCGTCCCGCTCGATGAACTGGAAAGCTTTACCCTCGCCATGGCGCAGAAAATCGCCGCCAAGCCGGCTTTCGCGCTCAAGCTGGCCAAGGAAGCGGTCAACAAGACGCTCGACATCCAGGGTCAGATGAACGCGATCGACCAGGCCTTCTCGCTGCACCACCTCTGCCACCAGCAGAACTTCCGCCTGTTCGGTTACGGCATGGACACCTCGAACTTGCCGGCCATGGCGAGCGCCCCGAAGAAGACGGACTAGAGAATCAGCCGCTGCGGCGCTGAGGAGTACCCAGTTTCAAATTATATGCAGCAAGGGCGGGACCTCGCCGCCGCCCAATCGTTCGCTCAAGTAAGGAACAGCCGATGCACACCGAAATTCAGATTCTGGCACTCGGTGCATTGTTGCTGCTCGTACACGTTTTCGCGGCGGCAATCGTGAAGACACGCCAATATGGCTCGGGCTGGAACATGGGCGCGCGCGATGAGACCCTACCGCCCATGGAACCGCTGCCCGGGCGTTTGGTGCGCGCTCAGGCGAACTTTCTCGAGACCTTTCCCATCGCGATAGTAGCATTGATCGGCGTCGTCGTTGCCGGCCGGACAAGCCAACTCACCGAAATTGGCGGCTGGGTGTGGCTGGCTGCCCGGGTGATCTACCTACCGCTTTACGCGCGCGGCATTCCGAAGATCAGAACAGTCGTCTTTCTCGTCAGCCTTGTCGGCCTTGGTCTGGTTCTCTTCCCGCTGCTGGGCCTTTACGCCCTGCGATAGCGAGCCCATTACGCGCGGCGGCCGCTGTTGCAGGAGCGCTCTGTTTGGAGGTTGCTGAAACTCTCGATGGCGCGATGGTCCCGCCCATGCCTCGGTCAGGTTGTTATCCTACTCGGCACCGCTCCATCGCCTCTCGCGCCAGGGCAGCGAGCCGGGGAAAGGCAGCCGCGCGGTCACTGGCGTGAGCCGAGGAGGCCGTGCCTCGCAGGACGCGGCCTTTGATCCCGTGGAAGATCGCCGCGAGGCGAAAGAAGTTGAACGCCAGGTAGAAGTTCCAGTTCTCGATATGGCGCCGGCCGGTGCGCCGGCAGTAGGCGTCGACAAATTCGGCCTCGTTTGGCAGTCCAAGGGCGGCGGGATCCATTCCCCCTAGCCCCGCCACTATGTCGGGGGGGCATCCGATACATCATCGCGTGATAGGCAAAATCAGCAAGGGGATGGCCCAGCGTAGAGAGCTCCCAGTCGAGGACAGCCAGAACGCGAGGCTCGGTGGGATGGAAGATCATGTTGTCGCAGCGAAAATCGCCGTGGACGACGCGGCTTTCATCGCCGCCTGGGATGTTGCCCGGCAGCCATCCGATCAGCGCATCCATGTCGTCGTTACGTCCGGCAAGCTCGTCTGCCAGATATTGTCGCGACCAACGGGCGATCTGACGGGCGAAGTAGTTGCCCGGTTTGCCGTAGTCGCCGAGGCCTATGCCTTGCGGATCGTAGCTGTGGAGCAGCGCTATGGTCTCATTCATCGCATCGAAGTAGCGCCGCCGTTCCTCGCAGGCGACCTCGGGAAATGCCGCGTTCCAGAAGATGCGGCCTTCGACCATTTCCATGACGAAGAACCATGTGCCAATGACCGCATCATCGGCGCACAGGCCATATACCTTAGCGACCGGAAAGCCCGCAGCACCGAGCTTTGAAAGCACGAGCGCTTCGCGGTCGACGGCGTGAGCGCCGGGCAGGAGCTCGCCGGGCGGCTTGCGACGCAGGACGTATTTCCGCGCGGGCGTGATCAGCTGGTAGGTCGGGTTCGATTGACCGCCCTTGAATTGGCGGACTTCCAGCGGGCCCTGGTAACCCTCGACATTGACTGCCATCCACGTCGCCAGCGCGGCCTCGTCGAAGCCGTAGCCCTCGCGGACCGGATCGGTGCCCGAATTGGCAGCGGTCAGATCGCTCATTGCGCCAAGTGTCCTTGGCCCTGCTTCCAGTCGCGCTTGATCTTCTTGGCGAGGCTCCATTTGTGGACCTCGGTCGGGCCATCGTAGATGCGAAACGCGCGGATCTCGCGGTAGACCTGCTCGACGATCGTCTTGTCGGTGACGCCGAGCCCGCCCATGACCTGGACGCAGCGATCGGCGATGCGCTGCAAGGCCTCGCTGACCGCAACCTTGGCCATCGAGCTTTCCGCCGTGCCGAGCGAGCCCGTGTCTAGAACGCCCGCGCACCAGTCGATCATCAGCTCGCATTGCTTCAATTCGATCAGGTTCTCTGCGAGCATGAAGCCGACCCCTTCGTGGTCGATCAGCGGCTTGCCGAAGGCCTCGCGGCGGCAGGCATAGTCGGTGGCGATCTCCTGCGCGCGGATGCAGCAACCGAGCCAGCGCATGCAGTGCGACAGGCGCGCAGGGGAGAGGCGCACCTGGGCATATTTGAATCCTTCGCCGGCCTCGCCCAGCATCTGGTCGGCGGGCACGCGCAGGCCGTCAATCGTCAGCGTGGCGTGGCCGCCGGGCATCGAGTTGTCGATCGTGTTCGGGATGCTTTCGATGCGGATTGCCGGATCGGGTAGATCGACCAGGAACATGCAGGCGCCCTCCTCGGCTTTCGCCATGACGATGCCGACCTTGGCGCCGAGGAAGCCGGTGATGAAGGTTTTGCGCCCCTCGACTAGCCAGTAGTTGCCGTCGCGGCGGCACGTGGTCTTCATCATCGACGGGTCGGACCCTGCGCCCTGCCAGTCGGCCGGCTCAGTCATCAGGAAGGCCGAACGGGCGCGGCCTTCGACCAAAGGCTTCAGGAACTTCTCCTGGATCGCGGGACTGCCGACCTTGCCGAGCAGGTACATGTTGCCTTCGTCGGGAGCGTTGGTGTTGCAGGCGAGCGGCCCCAGCGGGGACAGGCCCGAGCGGATCAACACGATCGCGGTCTCGCGCTGGCTCAGGTGGCCGCCGCCCGCCAGGATATGCGGGCTGAGCACGCCGGCGGCGCGGGCCTTCTCCTTCATCTCGAAGACCAGCGCGTCGGTCGGCGCCCCGTGATGGTCGCGGCGCGGATCCTGCTCGTAGGGCACGACAACTTCACGGACGAAAGCCTCGACCTTGTCGGCAATTTCCATGGCACGCTGCGTCATAGGGCCAAAGTTCTCACAAGGATTGTCCATCGTCGATAGTGATGACCGAGCCCGTCATCGCGGACGAGGCGTCGGAGCAGAGGTGGAGCACCATCGCGTCGAGAGATTCGATCGGTTGCAGGCGCTTGCGCGGGAAGCTGGCGATCTGCGCCTTGCCGCCCTCGCTGGCGAACCATTCGCCCGCCATCTCGGTCAGGATGAAACCGGGCTGGATGACGTTGACGTTGATCCCGCTACGCAGCCATTCGCCCGCGAGGTTGCGCCCGAGGCTCGCCACCGCCGCCTTGCTCGCGCAATACATGACCTCGCCTTTGATCGGCGCTTCGGCACCGAACGAGCCAATGAAGAGGATGCGCCCCTTACCAGTTTCTCGGCTACCGGAGGCGATGAGGCGCTTGGCACCTTCGCGCGCTGTCAGGAAGGCGCCGAGGACATTGGTATCGAGGATGCCGGCCAGGGCCTCAGCGCCAATTTCGATCGAGCGGCCAGGCGACGATACTCCGGCATTGGCGATTATCGTGTCGATGGTACCGAGCGCGGCCTCTGCCGCATCATAGCCTGCGCGGACCGAGGCCTCGTCGGTAACGTCCATCGCGATCGCGACTGCTTCGCCCCCCACCGCGCGCAGTTCCTCCGCCAGCTCTTTTACGCGCTCTTTGCGACGCGCCGCGAGAGCCACCCGCGCGCCTGCGCGCGACGCGAGCCGGGCGAAGTGCGCGCCAAAGCCCGAGGAGGCTCCGGTGATGAGTACCGCGCGCCCGGAGAGTTCGTTCATCGATTTTCCTTATCCGTTCGCGCAGCGATTTGCCCGGTGATCAGAACACTTCGTACATTAAGGCGGCCCGCCGGCTGGGATCGTCGATACGCCCGACTTCGTCACGGGCAATCGTTGCCATCCCCTCGGCGTCGCTGCAGCTGTGAAGGAAAGCGAAACGATCTGCCCAGGTGAGATTGTCGTATGCATCGTATTCCACTGGAGAAACGCCAAACGCCGCGGCCGCTTCATCGCTTGCGGTTTGGTCGACATGAACTTGGTCGTAGGCCAACAAGCCTTCTCCAAGGACGGGGATCGCGATCTTCGAGTGTTGGTTGAACCACCACTCACGAAATTTCTGAGAGGTCGTGCCAGGGAAACGCCGGAACGCCAGCGACAGAACAGTGCCCCCTTGTCGCACCGGCACCATGGAGAACATCGGCCCGATCATGATCTCAAGAGAGGACGGCTCCGCCAGTTTTTCGAGCAGTGGCCGCAGGCCGGCAACGAATGCGGGCACCTCCGTCAACTGGGTCTCTGCAAATGTTGCTTCGACAGCACCATCCACGCGTCGCCCACCCGTGACGAGATCGGGATGGAGATCGGCCACCCCTATGCGAAGCGGCATTGCCTGCGCAGCCGCGCGGATGGGGTCGCCGACGCGCTTGAGCCCCTCTTCTAGCGCCGGAATATCCCCGCCGCGCGCATCGAACATCAGTGCAAGGCGCCAATAATCAGGCACGGCAATCCTCTCAAAACCGCCGGACACGGCGCAAAATCCCTTGCTGCCTATGCCGCACATCAATAAAATGCAACGATGCAATTACTTTATTGCATCACGGTTCCGATTCATCTTAGGGCCGCATTTGAAGAGCGGAAACTGGCACGCAGATCGAGCGTCGCGACACATCCTTGCGAAGCTCCCCGCGCCCCAATCGTCCGACGGACACGAGCAGGAGAGTATTGATGGCGACTGCAGCAACCCGGCGTGGCCATGTCCGCAATCCACGAGCCTTGTTCATCGGGGGCATCTGGGTTGAGCCTTCCGCACAAACGACGTTCGACGTAGTCGACAGCGCTACCGAGGAGGTATTTCTCGCGGTAGCCGAAGCACAGGCTCAGGACATCGATGACGCCGTTGCCGCAGCGCGCCAAGCCTTCGATGCTGGTCCGTGGCCGCGGATGAGTCCGGTGGAACGAGGCGTCTGGCTGAACCGGCTTGCCGATGCATGGGAGGCGCGCAGTGAAGCGCTGGCAGATACCTGGGCCCTCGAATCGGGCGTGCTGCGCTCGCTCTCGCTCCACGCCGCCAAGGGTGTGGCGGAGGTTTTTCGCTACTACGCGGGCCTGGGCGAGAGTTTCGCATGGGAGGAGAAGCATACTTCGACGATGGGACAGCCCGCCCTGCTGGTGCGCGAACCGGTGGGCGTGGTCGCGGCAATCATTCCCTGGAATGCGCCCCATTCGCTGATGGCCTATAAGGTTGCGGCCGCGCTCATCGCCGGTTGCACCGTCATCATCAAAGCGTCGCCCGAAGCGCCGGCCTCGCCCTATTTCATGGCAGAGATCTGCGAAGAGGTCAGTCTGCCCGCCGGTGTTGTCAACGTGCTCACGGCTGACCGCGATGTGTCGGAGCTTCTGGTCCGCAATCCTGGCGTCGACAAAGTGAGCTTCACCGGATCGACAGCTGCAGGCCGCAAGATCGCGGCGATCTGCGGCTCGCGGATCGCCCGTGTCACGCTCGAACTTGGCGGAAAATCGCCGGCGTTGATCCTTGACGACTATGATGTCGGCAAGGCGGCAACCTCGATAGCGCGCTATGCCCCGCTCATGACCGGACAGGTCTGCTCGTCTTTGACCCGCATAATCGTCAGCGCGAAGCGCCACGATGAATTCCTCGATGCGCTCTCCAGCGCGTTTGGAAGTCTGAAGGTTGGTGATCCGTTCGATCCGGAGAGCCAGATGGGGCCACTGGCAATGGAACGTCAACGCGATCGGATCGAGAGCCTCATCGCGCAGGCGAAATTGGAGGGCGCCCGGCTCGCGACCGGCGGCGGACGTCCATCACATCTCAATCGCGGATATTTCATCGAACCGACCGTGTTCGGCAACGTCGACAATAATTCGACCATCGCGCGCGAGGAGATTTTCGGTCCTGTTTTGAGCGTGATTCCCGCCATGAGCGAGGAACAGGCGATCGAGATCGCCAACGACACGATCTACGGTTTGAACAGCACCGTTTTCACCAACGATCCCGAACGCGCCTATGCTGTCGGCCGCCAGCTCCGTGCCGGCACAGTGGGTCACAATGGATTCAAGACAGATTTCGGCATCGCATTCGGCGGTTTCAAGCAATCGGGTCTTGGCCGAGAGGGCGGGATCGAGGGGCTGCACCCCTATCTCGAGGCAAAGACCATGATCTTCGAAAGTGCGCCTCGCGCGGCGCTGTAAGATGGCACGGGTGGCGCGAGAAATCGAAACAGATGTTGTTATCATCGGGGCGGGATTCAGCGGACTTTACGCCCATTACCGCCTTCGTAGCCTGGGCTTGTCCCTGACAGGATTCGAGGCGGGCCCCGATGTCGGTGGGGTCTGGTACTGGAACCGATACCCTGGCGCTCGCTGTGATGTCGAAAGCCTCGATTATTGCTATTCCTTTTCCCCTGACCTTCTCGACGAGTGGCGCTGGAGCGAGCGCTATGCAACCCAGCCCGAAATCCTCAGCTACATCGAACATGTCGCCCAGCGGTTCGACCTGCGCCGCGACATTGCCTTCGATGCCAGAGTGGTCTCGGCCCGATACGACGAGCGCGCGCAGCGCTGGACCGTCGAGACCAATCGCGGTCACCGGGTCTCGGCGCGTTTCGTCATTGCTGCCAGTGGTTGTCTGTCCGAACCCAAAGCGCCCGAATTCGAGGGCCTGGAGGATTTCGCCGGGCAATGGGTCCAAACATCGCTTTGGCCAGCCGAAGACGTGCAGTTTGCCGGCAAGCGCGTCGCCGTGATCGGCACCGGTTCGTCGGGTATCCAGTCGATACCGTTGATTGCGCAGACAGCGGGACATCTTACGGTGTTCCAGCGCACGCCAAACTACACGCTGCCCGCCCGCAATGCTCCGATCGATCCTGACTATGAGGCACGGGTGCGCGCCGACTACACGGCGCATACGGCGCGCAATAAGCTGACCAAGGGTGGTACGCAGTCGCGCCTTGCCACTGGGCTTTCCATTCATGAAGTTCCCGAGGATGAGCGGGCCAACGCCTTCGAGCACGCATGGTCTTTCGGCGGCCCCGGCATGCAGGTGCTGTACCGCGACATTCTTGCCGAGCTGCCGGCGAACGAAATTGCCGCCAATTTCGTCGCCTCCAAAATCAGCAAAATCGTCAGCGATCCCAAGACAGCGGCTTTGCTCACCCCGCGCGACTACCCTTTCGCCGCCAAACGCCTGTGTCTCGACACCGACTATTTTGCGACCTTCAACCGCGACAATGTCGAGCTCGTGGACATCAGCAGCACGCCGATCGAGCGCATAACTCCCGGCGGCGTGCAAGTTGGCGCCCGGGAGTATCCGGCTGATCTGATCGTCTTCGCCACTGGTTTCGACGCCATGACGGGCTCGCTGCTTGCTATGAACATTGTCGGACGCGGCGGCCTAACGCTGCGCGAGCATTGGCACGATGGTCCCACCAATCATCTCGGCTTGATGATGGCGGGGTTCCCTAATCTTTTCACTGTCAATGGGCCGGGAAGCCCTTCGGTCCTGGTGAACATGCTGGTGACAATCGAGCATCACGTCGACTGGATTGCGCAGTGCATTGCCCACCTGCTCGGCCGCGGACTGGCAACTATCGAGCCAGACCGGCAATCCGAAGCGGCATGGTCGGAAGAAGTGCAGGCGGTCGGCGCCAAGACGCTCTATCCGCGAGCCCGGTCCTGGTACATGGGCGACAATGTGCCTGGCAAACCGCGCAAGTTCTTGGCCTATGCGGGTGGTTTCGACAATTACGCCGCGCGGTGCGCCGAAATCGCAAACGATGAATATCGGGGCTTCAACGTCGAGCCTGCTGCCGAAATTGGCTCCGGGCAAGATCAACCCAATGGCGGGGCGCTCAAATGACCGGGAAACTCGATGGGCGGCGCATCGTGATCACCGGGGCAGCCAGCGGGATGGGTCGCGCAATCGCCGTCTTGTTTTCGCAAGAAGGCGCCGCCTTGGCGCTGCTGGACAGGAACGAGGAAGGCGTCAAAGCAGTCGCTGCGTCTCTGTCGGCACGCGCCTACGGCTGCGACGTGGCCGACCGGCAAATGGTCAACCAGGTTGTAGAGGCCGCGGGGATGGAACTGGCCGGTCTCGACGGCGTCATCAATGCTGCCGGTATCCTCGACATCACGCCGTTCGGCGATCTCGACCCGGACAGCTGGGACCGCATGATTGGGGTCAACTTGAACGGCCCCTTCAATGTAACAAAGGCGGCGTTGCCGTTTCTGCGGCAGGCAGACCAGGCGACAATCGTGACGATCGCATCGGTCAGCGCGCTCATGCCCATGCCCGGGACCACTGGCTACTCGGCGAGCAAAGCCGGCGCTGCGATGTTCACCAAATGCCTGGCTATGGATCTGGGCCCCAACATCCGCGCCAACAGCATCTGCCCGGGCGTGATCAAGACCGAGATGACCCGTTTCCTCTGGGAGAATCCGGAACACACAGCGCGTGCAACAGAACGGGTAGCGCTCAAACGCCTAGGGGAAACCGAAGACGTTGCCCGTGCGGCCTTATTTTTCAGCACTGAGGATTCCGGTTTTACGACAGGCACCGAACTTCCCGTCGATGGAGGCTTTTCATGGCGCTAGGCGCCTCACGGAATGAAGGTTCGCGTCCTGTGCCCCAGAGGGTCAATTAACAGGCGATCGCCAGGACCAAGGTCCGCTCCGAGCCGGGCATAGAGCCCGGGGGCTCGCCCGAGACGAGAGGAGACGATATGTCGCAGGATCCCAGCCGTGTCCCGGTTATCGTGGGGGTGGGCGAGATCAACGATCGGTCCGGCGGCGGCGAGGAAGCACTCGACTCGCTGCAGCTCATGCTCGCGGCCTTGGCGGCGGCAGACCACGATGCCGGCGAAGGCTGGTTGGCACGCTGCGAGCGGATCCTTGTCGTCCCGCAACTCTCTTTCAGTGAGATCGACATACCCCTGTCGCTCTCCACTGCGACCGGTCTGGATTTGTCGGCCGTCCAGCAAGCAGACGTAGCTTCGGGAGACACGCCTGTGCGCCTTTTGAACGATGCTGCCAACGCGATCAGTCGAGGCGAAGTGGCGGCCTGCGCCATCGTCGGTGCCGAGGCCATGCGGACCGCTCTGCGCGCCGGAAAACCCCTTTTCCCCAATGCGCAGAAGAACGCGTCAGACCTGCGGCGTCGCTACAGTTTGTTTCAGCCGGTCGAAGTCTATCCCTTTTACGAGAACGCGATGCGCGCGGCCGAAGGGCTGTCGCTCGCCGAGAGCCAAGCGGAAACTGGCCTGCTTTGGTCGCTCATGTCCCAGGTCGCTGAAAACAGCCAGGGGGCCTGGCTGCGCAGCCGCAAGTCGCCCGCCGAGATTGTCGAGCCTAGTGCGGACAACCGCCCGATCGCGTTCCCCTACACGAAGCTGATGGTCGCCAACGCGTCGGTCAACCAGGGCGCAGCAGTGATCGTCACGAGCCTGGCTGCGGCAAGGAAGGCAGGCTTGCCAGAGGACATGCTGGTCCGCATCGGCGCGGGCGCGGCGGCACATGAAGCGCATGAAGCGATGGCTCGATCCGATTGGACCGTCCCAACGGGCATGCGGGTCGCCATCGAGCAGGTCCTGTTACGCAATGGCCTGACAACCTCCGATATTGACCACGCCGAGCTCTACTCGTGCTTTCCCTGCGTCCCGAAGATGGCGCGACGTGTGCTGGGATGGCCGGCGGACCGACCCGCAACAGTCCATGGCGGCCTTACCTTCGGCGGCGGCCCTGTCGCGAACTACATGACCCATGCCATCGCCGCGATGGTACGAAAACTGCGTGTGGATGGCCGGACGGGCCTTCTCTTCGGCAACGGCGGCTTTTGCGAGCACAACCACTGTATAGTGCTGTCACGCGATCTGCTGACCGATAGTCCCCTTCCCCAGGACTACGATGCGCAGGCGTTCGCAGACGCTCGGCGTGGGCCGATCCCTTTGCTCAGCGATATGGTCGAAGGCGATCTCGTGGTCGAGACATACACCGTTCTTTACGACCGGGATGGAAGGGCGCGCCAGGGCATCGTGCTATCGCATGGACTTGGGGGCGAGCGAGTGATCGCCCGCGTGGA
The window above is part of the Novosphingobium sp. G106 genome. Proteins encoded here:
- a CDS encoding aldehyde dehydrogenase, with the protein product MATAATRRGHVRNPRALFIGGIWVEPSAQTTFDVVDSATEEVFLAVAEAQAQDIDDAVAAARQAFDAGPWPRMSPVERGVWLNRLADAWEARSEALADTWALESGVLRSLSLHAAKGVAEVFRYYAGLGESFAWEEKHTSTMGQPALLVREPVGVVAAIIPWNAPHSLMAYKVAAALIAGCTVIIKASPEAPASPYFMAEICEEVSLPAGVVNVLTADRDVSELLVRNPGVDKVSFTGSTAAGRKIAAICGSRIARVTLELGGKSPALILDDYDVGKAATSIARYAPLMTGQVCSSLTRIIVSAKRHDEFLDALSSAFGSLKVGDPFDPESQMGPLAMERQRDRIESLIAQAKLEGARLATGGGRPSHLNRGYFIEPTVFGNVDNNSTIAREEIFGPVLSVIPAMSEEQAIEIANDTIYGLNSTVFTNDPERAYAVGRQLRAGTVGHNGFKTDFGIAFGGFKQSGLGREGGIEGLHPYLEAKTMIFESAPRAAL
- a CDS encoding NAD(P)/FAD-dependent oxidoreductase produces the protein MARVAREIETDVVIIGAGFSGLYAHYRLRSLGLSLTGFEAGPDVGGVWYWNRYPGARCDVESLDYCYSFSPDLLDEWRWSERYATQPEILSYIEHVAQRFDLRRDIAFDARVVSARYDERAQRWTVETNRGHRVSARFVIAASGCLSEPKAPEFEGLEDFAGQWVQTSLWPAEDVQFAGKRVAVIGTGSSGIQSIPLIAQTAGHLTVFQRTPNYTLPARNAPIDPDYEARVRADYTAHTARNKLTKGGTQSRLATGLSIHEVPEDERANAFEHAWSFGGPGMQVLYRDILAELPANEIAANFVASKISKIVSDPKTAALLTPRDYPFAAKRLCLDTDYFATFNRDNVELVDISSTPIERITPGGVQVGAREYPADLIVFATGFDAMTGSLLAMNIVGRGGLTLREHWHDGPTNHLGLMMAGFPNLFTVNGPGSPSVLVNMLVTIEHHVDWIAQCIAHLLGRGLATIEPDRQSEAAWSEEVQAVGAKTLYPRARSWYMGDNVPGKPRKFLAYAGGFDNYAARCAEIANDEYRGFNVEPAAEIGSGQDQPNGGALK
- a CDS encoding SDR family NAD(P)-dependent oxidoreductase, which codes for MTGKLDGRRIVITGAASGMGRAIAVLFSQEGAALALLDRNEEGVKAVAASLSARAYGCDVADRQMVNQVVEAAGMELAGLDGVINAAGILDITPFGDLDPDSWDRMIGVNLNGPFNVTKAALPFLRQADQATIVTIASVSALMPMPGTTGYSASKAGAAMFTKCLAMDLGPNIRANSICPGVIKTEMTRFLWENPEHTARATERVALKRLGETEDVARAALFFSTEDSGFTTGTELPVDGGFSWR
- a CDS encoding acetyl-CoA acetyltransferase → MSQDPSRVPVIVGVGEINDRSGGGEEALDSLQLMLAALAAADHDAGEGWLARCERILVVPQLSFSEIDIPLSLSTATGLDLSAVQQADVASGDTPVRLLNDAANAISRGEVAACAIVGAEAMRTALRAGKPLFPNAQKNASDLRRRYSLFQPVEVYPFYENAMRAAEGLSLAESQAETGLLWSLMSQVAENSQGAWLRSRKSPAEIVEPSADNRPIAFPYTKLMVANASVNQGAAVIVTSLAAARKAGLPEDMLVRIGAGAAAHEAHEAMARSDWTVPTGMRVAIEQVLLRNGLTTSDIDHAELYSCFPCVPKMARRVLGWPADRPATVHGGLTFGGGPVANYMTHAIAAMVRKLRVDGRTGLLFGNGGFCEHNHCIVLSRDLLTDSPLPQDYDAQAFADARRGPIPLLSDMVEGDLVVETYTVLYDRDGRARQGIVLSHGLGGERVIARVDREDIRSLTYLTDGITEPIGNPGNNRRLGEVLVWSAP